One segment of Toxotes jaculatrix isolate fToxJac2 chromosome 8, fToxJac2.pri, whole genome shotgun sequence DNA contains the following:
- the emg1 gene encoding ribosomal RNA small subunit methyltransferase NEP1 produces MAALNGKKRGLEHLDEYEPKPAKHIRSLHDRMAERRLVVILEGASLETVKVGKTFELLNCDQHKNMIVKSGRDPGHIRPDITHQCLLMLMDSPLNRAGLLQVYIHTEKNALIEINPQTRIPRTFPRFCGLMVQLLHKLSVRAADGPQKLLRMIKNPVSDHLPPGCPRITTSFSAGEAVCPRSLVPEGPAAVVIGAFAHGAVNVDYTEKTVSISNYPLSAALTCAKMCSAFEEVWGVL; encoded by the exons ATGGCGGCACTTAATGGGAAGAAGCGTGGTCTTGAACATTTGGACGAATATGAGCCCAAACCAGCCAAACACATCCGCAGCCTGCACGACCGAATGGCAGAGCGGAGACTGGTTGTTATTCTGGAGGGAGCATCGTTAGAAACCGTGAAG GTCGGAAAAACATTTGAGCTGTTAAACTGTGACCAGCACAAAAATATGATCGTCAAAAGCGGAAGAGATCCAGGACACATAAGACCAGATATCACACATCAG TGTCTGCTCATGTTGATGGACAGTCCACTGAACAGGGCAGGTTTGCTGCAGGTTTACatccacacagagaaaaatgccTTAATAGAGATCAACCCACAGACCCGCATCCCAAGAACCTTCCCCCGCTTCTGTGGCCTCATGG TTCAGCTACTGCACAAGCTGAGTGTCAGAGCTGCTGACGGTCCACAGAAGCTTCTGAGGATGATTAAAAACCCAGTGTCCGACCACCTGCCTCCCGGCTGCCCTCGCATCACCACCTCCTTCTCTGCTGGAGAGGCCGTCTGCCCACGGTCTCTGGTGCCTGAGGGACCAGCTGCAGTGGTGATTGGAGCATTTGCACACGGAGCG GTGAATGTGGACtacacagagaagactgtgtCCATCAGTAACTACCCGCTATCTGCGGCACTGACCTGTGCCAAGATGTGCTCAGCCTTCGAGGAGGTGTGGGGCGTCCTGTGA